Proteins encoded together in one Dasypus novemcinctus isolate mDasNov1 chromosome 9, mDasNov1.1.hap2, whole genome shotgun sequence window:
- the YTHDF2 gene encoding YTH domain-containing family protein 2 isoform X1: protein MSASSLLEQRPKGQGNKVQNGSVHQKDGLNDDDFEPYLNPQARPNNAYTAMSDSYLPSYYSPSIGFSYSLGEAAWSTGGDTAMPYLTSYGQLGNGEPHFLPDAMFGQPGALGSTPFLGQHGFNFFPSGIDFSAWGNNSSQGQSTQSSGYSSNYAYAPSSLGGAMIDGQSAFANETLNKAPGMNTIDQGMAALKLGSTEVASSVPKVVGSAVGSGSITSNIVASSSLPPATIAPPKPASWADIASKPAKQQPKLKTKNGIAGSSLPPPPIKHNMDIGTWDNKGPVTKAPSQALVQNIGQQPTQSSPQPVGQQANNSPPVAQASVGQQTQPLPPPPPQPAQLSVQQQAAQPTRWVAPRNRGSGFGHNGVDGNGVGQSQAGSGSSSSEPHPVLEKLRSINNYNPKDFDWNLKHGRVFIIKSYSEDDIHRSIKYNIWCSTEHGNKRLDAAYRSMNGKGPVYLLFSVNGSGHFCGVAEMKSAVDYNTCAGVWSQDKWKGRFDVRWIFVKDVPNSQLRHIRLENNENKPVTNSRDTQEVPLEKAKQVLKIIASYKHTTSIFDDFSHYEKRQEEEESVKKVSQFGLSEVSPL, encoded by the exons ATGTCGGCCAGCAGCCTCTTGGAGCAG AGACCGAAAGGTCAAGGAAACAAAG TGCAAAATGGATCTGTACATCAAAAGGATGGATTAAATGATGATGATTTTGAACCTTACTTGAACCCACAGGCAAGGCCC AACAATGCATATACTGCCATGTCAGACTCCTACTTACCCAGTTACTACAGTCCCTCCATTGGCTTCTCCTATTCTTTAGGAGAAGCTGCTTGGTCTACTGGGGGTGACACAGCCATGCCCTATCTAACTTCTTATGGACAACTGGGCAACGGAGAGCCCCACTTCCTACCAGATGCAATGTTTGGGCAACCAGGAGCCCTAGGTAGCACTCCATTTCTTGGTCAGCAtggttttaatttctttcccaGTGGGATTGACTTCTCAGCATGGGGAAATAACAGTTCTCAGGGACAGTCTACTCAGAGCTCTGGATATAGTAGCAATTATGCTTATGCACCTAGCTCCTTAGGTGGAGCCATGATTGATGGACAGTCAGCTTTTGCCAATGAGACCCTGAATAAGGCTCCTGGCATGAATACTATAGACCAAGGGATGGCAGCACTGAAGTTGGGTAGCACAGAAGTTGCAAGCAGTGTTCCAAAAGTGGTAGGTTCTGCTGTTGGTAGTGGGTCCATTACTAGTAACATTGTAGCTTCCAGTAGTTTGCCTCCAGCTACCATTGCTCCTCCCAAACCAGCCTCTTGGGCTGATATTGCTAGCAAGCCTGCAAAACAGCAACCCAAGCTGAAGACCAAGAATGGCATTGCAGGGTCGAGTCTTCCACCACCCCCAATAAAGCATAACATGGATATTGGAACTTGGGATAATAAGGGTCCTGTGACAAAAGCCCCCTCACAGGCTTTGGTTCAGAATATAGGTCAGCAGCCAACCCAGAGTTCTCCCCAGCCTGTAGGTCAGCAGGCTAACAACAGCCCACCAGTGGCTCAGGCGTCAGTAGGGCAACAGACGCAGCCCTTGCCCCCACCTCCACCACAACCTGCCCAGCTCTCAGTTCAGCAACAGGCAGCTCAACCAACCCGCTGGGTAGCACCTCGGAACCGTGGCAGTGGGTTTGGTCATAATGGGGTGGATGGTAATGGAGTAGGACAGTCTCAGGCCGGTTCTGGATCTTCTTCTTCAGAGCCCCACCCAGTGTTGGAGAAGCTGCGATCCATTAATAACTATAACCCCAAGGATTTTGACTGGAATCTGAAACATGGCCGGGTTTTCATCATTAAGAGCTACTCTGAGGACGATATCCACCGTTCCATTAAATACAATATTTGGTGCAGCACAGAGCATGGTAACAAGAGACTGGATGCTGCTTATCGCTCCATGAACGGGAAAGGCCCCGTTTACTTACTTTTTAGTGTCAACGGCAGTGGACACTTCTGTGGCGTTGCAGAAATGAAATCTGCTGTGGACTACAACACATGTGCAGGTGTGTGGTCCCAGGACAAATGGAAGGGTCGTTTTGACGTCCGGTGGATTTTTGTGAAGGACGTTCCCAATAGCCAACTGCGACACATTCGCCTAGAGAACAACGAGAATAAACCAGTGACCAACTCCAGGGACACTCAGGAAGTGCCTCTGGAAAAGGCTAAGCAGGTGTTGAAAATCATAGCCAGCTACAAGCACACCACTTCCATTTTTGATGACTTCTCACACTATGAGAAACgccaagaggaagaagaaagtgtTAAAAAG gtttcccAGTTTGGCCTAAGTGAAGTTTCTCCTTTATAA
- the YTHDF2 gene encoding YTH domain-containing family protein 2 isoform X3: MSASSLLEQRPKGQGNKVQNGSVHQKDGLNDDDFEPYLNPQARPNNAYTAMSDSYLPSYYSPSIGFSYSLGEAAWSTGGDTAMPYLTSYGQLGNGEPHFLPDAMFGQPGALEPHPVLEKLRSINNYNPKDFDWNLKHGRVFIIKSYSEDDIHRSIKYNIWCSTEHGNKRLDAAYRSMNGKGPVYLLFSVNGSGHFCGVAEMKSAVDYNTCAGVWSQDKWKGRFDVRWIFVKDVPNSQLRHIRLENNENKPVTNSRDTQEVPLEKAKQVLKIIASYKHTTSIFDDFSHYEKRQEEEESVKKVSQFGLSEVSPL, from the exons ATGTCGGCCAGCAGCCTCTTGGAGCAG AGACCGAAAGGTCAAGGAAACAAAG TGCAAAATGGATCTGTACATCAAAAGGATGGATTAAATGATGATGATTTTGAACCTTACTTGAACCCACAGGCAAGGCCC AACAATGCATATACTGCCATGTCAGACTCCTACTTACCCAGTTACTACAGTCCCTCCATTGGCTTCTCCTATTCTTTAGGAGAAGCTGCTTGGTCTACTGGGGGTGACACAGCCATGCCCTATCTAACTTCTTATGGACAACTGGGCAACGGAGAGCCCCACTTCCTACCAGATGCAATGTTTGGGCAACCAGGAGCCCTAG AGCCCCACCCAGTGTTGGAGAAGCTGCGATCCATTAATAACTATAACCCCAAGGATTTTGACTGGAATCTGAAACATGGCCGGGTTTTCATCATTAAGAGCTACTCTGAGGACGATATCCACCGTTCCATTAAATACAATATTTGGTGCAGCACAGAGCATGGTAACAAGAGACTGGATGCTGCTTATCGCTCCATGAACGGGAAAGGCCCCGTTTACTTACTTTTTAGTGTCAACGGCAGTGGACACTTCTGTGGCGTTGCAGAAATGAAATCTGCTGTGGACTACAACACATGTGCAGGTGTGTGGTCCCAGGACAAATGGAAGGGTCGTTTTGACGTCCGGTGGATTTTTGTGAAGGACGTTCCCAATAGCCAACTGCGACACATTCGCCTAGAGAACAACGAGAATAAACCAGTGACCAACTCCAGGGACACTCAGGAAGTGCCTCTGGAAAAGGCTAAGCAGGTGTTGAAAATCATAGCCAGCTACAAGCACACCACTTCCATTTTTGATGACTTCTCACACTATGAGAAACgccaagaggaagaagaaagtgtTAAAAAG gtttcccAGTTTGGCCTAAGTGAAGTTTCTCCTTTATAA
- the YTHDF2 gene encoding YTH domain-containing family protein 2 isoform X2, giving the protein MSASSLLEQRPKGQGNKVQNGSVHQKDGLNDDDFEPYLNPQARPNNAYTAMSDSYLPSYYSPSIGFSYSLGEAAWSTGGDTAMPYLTSYGQLGNGEPHFLPDAMFGQPGALGSTPFLGQHGFNFFPSGIDFSAWGNNSSQGQSTQSSGYSSNYAYAPSSLGGAMIDGQSAFANETLNKAPGMNTIDQGMAALKLGSTEVASSVPKVVGSAVGSGSITSNIVASSSLPPATIAPPKPASWADIASKPAKQQPKLKTKNGIAGSSLPPPPIKHNMDIGTWDNKGPVTKAPSQALVQNIGQQPTQSSPQPVGQQANNSPPVAQASVGQQTQPLPPPPPQPAQLSVQQQAAQPTRWVAPRNRGSGFGHNGVDGNGVGQSQAGSGSSSSEPHPVLEKLRSINNYNPKDFDWNLKHGRVFIIKSYSEDDIHRSIKYNIWCSTEHGNKRLDAAYRSMNGKGPVYLLFSVNGSGHFCGVAEMKSAVDYNTCAGVWSQDKWKGRFDVRWIFVKDVPNSQLRHIRLENNENKPVTNSRDTQEVPLEKAKQVLKIIASYKHTTSIFDDFSHYEKRQEEEESVKKERQGRGK; this is encoded by the exons ATGTCGGCCAGCAGCCTCTTGGAGCAG AGACCGAAAGGTCAAGGAAACAAAG TGCAAAATGGATCTGTACATCAAAAGGATGGATTAAATGATGATGATTTTGAACCTTACTTGAACCCACAGGCAAGGCCC AACAATGCATATACTGCCATGTCAGACTCCTACTTACCCAGTTACTACAGTCCCTCCATTGGCTTCTCCTATTCTTTAGGAGAAGCTGCTTGGTCTACTGGGGGTGACACAGCCATGCCCTATCTAACTTCTTATGGACAACTGGGCAACGGAGAGCCCCACTTCCTACCAGATGCAATGTTTGGGCAACCAGGAGCCCTAGGTAGCACTCCATTTCTTGGTCAGCAtggttttaatttctttcccaGTGGGATTGACTTCTCAGCATGGGGAAATAACAGTTCTCAGGGACAGTCTACTCAGAGCTCTGGATATAGTAGCAATTATGCTTATGCACCTAGCTCCTTAGGTGGAGCCATGATTGATGGACAGTCAGCTTTTGCCAATGAGACCCTGAATAAGGCTCCTGGCATGAATACTATAGACCAAGGGATGGCAGCACTGAAGTTGGGTAGCACAGAAGTTGCAAGCAGTGTTCCAAAAGTGGTAGGTTCTGCTGTTGGTAGTGGGTCCATTACTAGTAACATTGTAGCTTCCAGTAGTTTGCCTCCAGCTACCATTGCTCCTCCCAAACCAGCCTCTTGGGCTGATATTGCTAGCAAGCCTGCAAAACAGCAACCCAAGCTGAAGACCAAGAATGGCATTGCAGGGTCGAGTCTTCCACCACCCCCAATAAAGCATAACATGGATATTGGAACTTGGGATAATAAGGGTCCTGTGACAAAAGCCCCCTCACAGGCTTTGGTTCAGAATATAGGTCAGCAGCCAACCCAGAGTTCTCCCCAGCCTGTAGGTCAGCAGGCTAACAACAGCCCACCAGTGGCTCAGGCGTCAGTAGGGCAACAGACGCAGCCCTTGCCCCCACCTCCACCACAACCTGCCCAGCTCTCAGTTCAGCAACAGGCAGCTCAACCAACCCGCTGGGTAGCACCTCGGAACCGTGGCAGTGGGTTTGGTCATAATGGGGTGGATGGTAATGGAGTAGGACAGTCTCAGGCCGGTTCTGGATCTTCTTCTTCAGAGCCCCACCCAGTGTTGGAGAAGCTGCGATCCATTAATAACTATAACCCCAAGGATTTTGACTGGAATCTGAAACATGGCCGGGTTTTCATCATTAAGAGCTACTCTGAGGACGATATCCACCGTTCCATTAAATACAATATTTGGTGCAGCACAGAGCATGGTAACAAGAGACTGGATGCTGCTTATCGCTCCATGAACGGGAAAGGCCCCGTTTACTTACTTTTTAGTGTCAACGGCAGTGGACACTTCTGTGGCGTTGCAGAAATGAAATCTGCTGTGGACTACAACACATGTGCAGGTGTGTGGTCCCAGGACAAATGGAAGGGTCGTTTTGACGTCCGGTGGATTTTTGTGAAGGACGTTCCCAATAGCCAACTGCGACACATTCGCCTAGAGAACAACGAGAATAAACCAGTGACCAACTCCAGGGACACTCAGGAAGTGCCTCTGGAAAAGGCTAAGCAGGTGTTGAAAATCATAGCCAGCTACAAGCACACCACTTCCATTTTTGATGACTTCTCACACTATGAGAAACgccaagaggaagaagaaagtgtTAAAAAG